A single genomic interval of Mucilaginibacter boryungensis harbors:
- a CDS encoding GDSL-type esterase/lipase family protein, with translation MAFAQTPNCSSASKFYSKDSINITTFGASTVAGMGGFSFQPDLQKNFESCYVGKTVSITNNGIPGETTTQGLTRFSKAIEGRTGFIVIDMGANDAQYIVNKKMKIADTEKNMRYYIEESLKHKLIPIIATIQFYNDKNNQFLKNCNLVVKQINAAYKKMAASYHVYVADVNQSIGRDFGLYQDLIHPNAKGYKLISFVLFDAINEAIEEKLLVIGINQNYPNPVHDVTKIGFSLSQAGKVQIKLYNMLGKAVRTLDDEYQGSGYHEISANLSDLSAGVYIYVMQVGGQQLSKKLLLIK, from the coding sequence TTGGCATTTGCACAAACGCCAAATTGTAGTTCAGCCTCCAAATTTTATAGTAAAGACAGTATTAACATAACCACATTTGGGGCCAGCACGGTTGCAGGTATGGGTGGTTTTTCTTTCCAACCCGATTTACAAAAGAATTTTGAAAGCTGTTATGTAGGTAAAACAGTAAGTATTACCAATAACGGTATCCCTGGCGAAACTACTACACAAGGGCTAACCCGTTTTTCAAAAGCTATTGAAGGCAGAACAGGATTTATAGTAATTGATATGGGTGCCAATGATGCACAGTATATTGTTAATAAAAAGATGAAGATTGCTGATACCGAAAAGAATATGCGGTATTATATAGAAGAATCGTTAAAACATAAGCTAATACCAATTATTGCTACTATTCAGTTTTATAACGATAAGAACAATCAGTTTTTAAAGAATTGCAATTTGGTAGTAAAGCAAATTAATGCTGCTTATAAAAAAATGGCGGCAAGCTACCACGTTTATGTTGCCGATGTTAATCAATCTATCGGACGTGATTTCGGCCTTTATCAGGACCTGATCCACCCTAATGCTAAGGGTTATAAATTAATTAGCTTTGTTTTATTTGATGCTATTAACGAAGCAATTGAAGAAAAGTTGCTGGTTATAGGGATCAATCAAAACTATCCTAACCCTGTGCACGATGTTACTAAAATAGGCTTCAGCTTATCGCAAGCTGGTAAAGTACAAATTAAGCTTTATAATATGCTTGGTAAAGCTGTACGCACCCTTGATGACGAATATCAGGGATCTGGTTATCATGAGATTTCTGCTAATCTTAGCGACTTAAGCGCAGGCGTATACATTTATGTAATGCAAGTTGGCGGTCAACAGCTTAGCAAAAAGCTTTTACTTATTAAATAA
- a CDS encoding dipeptidase: MQHIKQYIETNKQRMLDELLELLRFPSVSADPKYKADVLKTAGYVAKKLTDSGADNVEVCNTAGYPIVYGEKIIDPAKPTVLVYGHYDVQPPDPLELWHTPPFEPTIRDGKIFARGACDDKGQFYMHVKAFELMMQTNTLPCNIKFMIEGEEEVGSNNLGIYVKANKERLKADVVLISDTSMISMENPSLETGLRGLSYLEVEVVGPNRDLHSGVYGGAVANPATILAKMIASLHDENNHIAIPGFYDDVLELTDTERKELNSAPYNEEEYKHDLGVDELWGEKGYSTFERTGTRPTLEVNGIWGGYIGEGAKTVLPSKANAKISMRLVPNQSSDKITQLFTDHFLQIAPPYVKVTVTPHHGGEPVVTPTDSIAYRAAQKAITESFDKAPIPTRGGGSIPIVALFEAELGIKTVLMGFGLDSDNLHSPNEKYDIYNYYKGIETLPLFHKYFAELSAE; encoded by the coding sequence ATGCAACATATTAAACAGTATATTGAAACTAACAAACAGCGCATGCTGGATGAACTGCTTGAGCTTTTACGCTTCCCATCGGTAAGTGCCGACCCTAAATATAAAGCTGACGTACTAAAGACGGCCGGTTATGTTGCAAAAAAGCTAACAGATAGCGGCGCTGATAATGTAGAAGTTTGTAATACGGCTGGCTATCCTATTGTATATGGTGAAAAGATCATCGACCCGGCTAAACCGACCGTATTGGTGTATGGCCATTATGATGTACAACCTCCCGATCCGTTGGAATTATGGCATACCCCGCCTTTTGAGCCTACCATACGCGATGGTAAAATATTTGCCCGCGGTGCGTGTGATGATAAGGGCCAGTTTTATATGCATGTAAAAGCTTTCGAACTGATGATGCAAACCAACACACTTCCATGCAATATTAAGTTTATGATTGAAGGCGAAGAGGAGGTGGGATCGAACAACCTGGGCATTTATGTAAAAGCGAATAAAGAGCGCCTGAAGGCGGATGTCGTGTTAATATCCGATACGTCCATGATCAGTATGGAAAACCCATCACTTGAAACCGGGCTGCGCGGCTTATCATATTTAGAAGTGGAAGTTGTTGGCCCCAACCGCGACCTTCATTCGGGGGTGTATGGGGGCGCTGTAGCTAACCCCGCCACTATCCTGGCAAAAATGATTGCGTCGTTGCATGATGAAAACAACCATATCGCCATTCCGGGTTTTTATGATGATGTTTTAGAACTGACTGATACAGAACGCAAGGAATTGAACTCGGCTCCATATAACGAGGAAGAATATAAGCACGACCTGGGTGTAGATGAGCTATGGGGCGAAAAAGGATATTCTACCTTTGAACGCACAGGCACCCGCCCTACTTTAGAAGTTAACGGCATTTGGGGTGGTTATATAGGCGAAGGGGCAAAAACAGTACTGCCATCAAAAGCTAACGCTAAAATATCTATGCGTTTAGTCCCTAACCAAAGTTCTGATAAAATAACCCAGCTGTTTACCGATCACTTTCTTCAAATTGCACCGCCTTATGTTAAAGTAACCGTTACCCCACACCATGGGGGCGAACCGGTAGTTACCCCTACCGATAGCATAGCTTACCGTGCCGCTCAAAAAGCCATTACCGAATCATTCGACAAGGCGCCTATTCCAACCCGCGGTGGTGGCAGTATACCAATTGTGGCCTTATTTGAAGCTGAATTGGGTATTAAAACGGTATTGATGGGTTTTGGCCTTGATAGCGATAACCTGCATTCGCCAAACGAAAAATATGATATTTATAACTATTACAAGGGTATTGAAACACTGCCGCTGTTCCATAAATACTTTGCTGAACTTTCGGCTGAGTAA
- a CDS encoding NAD(P)-dependent oxidoreductase, protein MKAFLGMGLLGSNFVKAMRQRGEEVNVWNRTKSRADALEAFGAKAFENAADAVKGADLIHITLKDDATVNEVLELASTGFKPGAIIIDHTTTSTHGAIERTQNWKARGIIYLHAPVFMGPPNALEGSGSMLVSGDQAIIEKVSPELNKMTGKLINLGATEGKAASIKLIGNSFLIAMTTGIIDMLGVAKSLGVSTDDVNELFANWNPGAMMPARLKKISGGNFDQPSWELQMARKDAGLMLAAAAEANVHLAALSAIAAVMDNWISKGFATSDWTVIGSDNL, encoded by the coding sequence ATGAAAGCATTTTTAGGAATGGGCCTGTTAGGCAGCAATTTTGTTAAGGCCATGCGCCAAAGAGGAGAGGAAGTAAACGTTTGGAACCGCACTAAAAGTCGGGCCGATGCACTTGAAGCATTCGGCGCGAAAGCATTTGAAAATGCTGCTGATGCTGTGAAAGGCGCCGATTTGATACACATTACATTAAAAGATGATGCTACAGTTAACGAAGTGCTAGAATTGGCCAGTACCGGCTTTAAGCCCGGCGCCATAATTATAGATCATACTACAACATCTACCCATGGAGCTATTGAACGTACCCAAAACTGGAAGGCACGCGGGATTATCTACCTGCACGCGCCTGTTTTTATGGGGCCTCCAAATGCATTGGAGGGCAGCGGCAGTATGCTGGTGTCGGGAGATCAGGCCATTATAGAAAAAGTAAGTCCTGAATTAAATAAAATGACTGGCAAGCTGATTAACCTGGGCGCTACAGAGGGCAAGGCAGCCAGTATAAAACTGATAGGTAATAGCTTTCTTATTGCCATGACTACGGGTATTATTGATATGCTGGGCGTAGCCAAATCATTAGGTGTATCTACCGACGACGTTAACGAATTGTTTGCCAATTGGAACCCCGGGGCTATGATGCCTGCGAGGCTGAAGAAAATAAGTGGGGGGAATTTCGACCAGCCATCGTGGGAATTACAAATGGCCCGTAAAGATGCCGGTTTAATGCTTGCTGCTGCCGCTGAAGCCAATGTTCATTTAGCGGCACTATCCGCAATAGCGGCAGTAATGGATAATTGGATATCAAAAGGATTTGCTACTAGCGACTGGACTGTTATAGGCAGTGATAATTTATAA
- a CDS encoding cellulase — protein sequence MKRKLIALFIIICPVIARAQATGIPASYLKDSLPALIEKAKGLLDRAYMAQTLLATVDTLPGWEGYPVKLYQYSTSNDLYTGKPKTAKVYLLNPSPQKLAMWIITACWEAKHSVDSKYTNALFQSIRGQSGGQFPVLGIVYEDQYTRNFQEPYLFKDGVTVYLQDSTKWAQDKTCTPGQIEMYLHITNKDLKPRTGRYARIASTTREDYKACGGTEDVGDANNRKLKWLEVVRELYKKAWNSDRNELIICWAKNHLE from the coding sequence ATGAAAAGAAAGCTGATCGCATTGTTCATCATCATATGCCCGGTTATTGCCCGCGCACAGGCAACCGGTATCCCCGCATCGTATCTGAAAGATAGTTTGCCGGCGCTGATTGAAAAAGCAAAAGGGCTGTTGGACAGAGCTTATATGGCGCAAACATTATTAGCCACAGTTGATACACTGCCTGGCTGGGAAGGTTACCCAGTAAAGCTTTACCAATACAGTACCAGCAACGATCTGTATACCGGCAAACCTAAAACAGCGAAGGTATACCTGCTCAATCCATCGCCCCAAAAGCTGGCCATGTGGATAATTACCGCCTGCTGGGAAGCTAAACATAGTGTAGATAGTAAGTATACTAACGCGTTGTTCCAATCTATCAGGGGGCAATCGGGCGGCCAGTTCCCAGTGCTTGGTATTGTTTATGAAGATCAGTATACGCGGAATTTCCAGGAACCTTATCTGTTTAAAGATGGTGTAACCGTTTACCTGCAGGATAGTACCAAATGGGCGCAGGATAAAACCTGTACGCCAGGGCAAATTGAAATGTACCTGCATATAACCAATAAAGACCTGAAACCACGCACCGGCCGCTATGCCCGCATAGCCAGTACCACGCGCGAGGATTATAAGGCCTGCGGCGGTACCGAAGATGTAGGCGATGCTAACAACCGTAAGCTTAAATGGCTTGAAGTAGTACGCGAGTTGTACAAAAAGGCCTGGAACTCCGATCGGAATGAATTGATCATATGCTGGGCAAAAAATCACCTGGAATAA
- a CDS encoding glycoside hydrolase family 9 protein has protein sequence MIEKRIPFTNSIAAITCCLALLLTAFKPGANPTAWIRINQLGYPIKSVKVAVWASMGDNIPTTFQLVDAKTNKVIFTANTGKPYGSYGPFKQTLRLNFSVIKTAGSYYLNCGDARSRVFRINDDVYAGTADFGLNYMRQQRSGFNPFLKDSCHTTDGYTMYGPMPDSSRINVWGGWHDATDYLQYVTTSANATYHLLAAYRDFPAVFTDKCLANGIDGANGTADILDEARWGLDWLLKMHPRKDWMFAQLADDRDHFGFRLPNKDMVDYGVGPGKGRPVYFATGKPQGLGKYKNQTTGVASVAGKFTSAFALGATLYAHNDAAYAGLLGSRSVSAYQLGLAKPGVAQTAPNREPYYYEESNWTDDMELGAAGLYELTGDRKYLQQALTYSKAEKVTPWMGADTARHYQWYPFHNFGHYELAKQTGAKTKAQLISYYKQGIDKVWRKASKNGFLRGVPFIWCSNNLTTSFAIQCYLYRTLSHDNQYAELEQACIDWLFGCNPWGKSMVYGLPAGGDTPLHPHSSLNYLYQYPLNGALVDGPVYGSIYKKLKGLTLLMPDKYADFQSDLVVYHDDVGDYSTNEPTMDGTASLIYLMAAKENEARENKKVQWEQGGITRGDRSAKKIALVFTGDEFADGGMYIAKTLKEQHANGSFFLTGNFYRNKKFKQVIHQLKANGNYLGSHSDKHLLYCDWLKRDSLLVTHKQFTADMENAYTELKKLNIGKKQAPYFLPPYEWYNKEIADWTKQLGLQLVNFTPGTRSNADYTYPEMGSKYVDSETIYQSILNYDQHNANGLNGFMLLVHIGTDARRKDKFYYYLPKLIKELKSRGYQFVKVNQLLR, from the coding sequence ATGATCGAAAAAAGAATACCATTTACAAATAGTATTGCAGCTATTACCTGCTGCCTTGCCTTGCTTTTAACGGCATTTAAACCAGGCGCTAACCCCACGGCGTGGATACGCATTAATCAGTTAGGTTATCCTATTAAAAGTGTTAAAGTGGCGGTTTGGGCAAGTATGGGTGATAATATCCCAACCACTTTTCAATTAGTTGATGCCAAAACCAATAAAGTAATATTTACAGCTAACACCGGGAAGCCGTACGGTAGCTATGGTCCGTTTAAGCAAACGCTGCGCTTAAATTTTAGTGTGATAAAAACGGCCGGGAGCTATTACCTTAACTGTGGCGATGCCAGGTCGCGGGTATTTCGGATCAATGATGACGTTTACGCCGGTACGGCCGATTTTGGACTGAATTATATGCGGCAGCAGCGCAGCGGTTTTAACCCTTTTTTAAAAGATTCGTGCCATACTACCGATGGGTATACCATGTATGGCCCTATGCCCGATAGCTCCCGTATTAATGTTTGGGGCGGCTGGCACGATGCAACCGATTACCTGCAATATGTAACAACATCAGCCAATGCCACTTACCATTTGCTGGCTGCGTATCGCGATTTCCCCGCGGTGTTTACCGATAAATGCCTGGCCAATGGCATTGATGGCGCTAATGGCACGGCTGATATACTGGATGAAGCCCGCTGGGGATTGGATTGGTTGTTGAAGATGCATCCCCGTAAAGATTGGATGTTTGCCCAACTGGCCGATGACCGCGATCATTTTGGCTTCAGGCTACCCAATAAGGATATGGTAGATTATGGCGTAGGGCCAGGTAAGGGCAGGCCGGTATATTTTGCCACCGGTAAACCACAAGGCTTGGGTAAGTATAAAAATCAAACTACAGGGGTAGCATCGGTTGCCGGTAAGTTTACCAGCGCTTTTGCCCTGGGCGCAACGCTTTATGCACATAACGATGCCGCGTATGCCGGCTTGCTGGGCAGTCGGTCCGTGTCAGCCTACCAATTGGGTTTGGCTAAGCCAGGCGTAGCGCAAACGGCCCCCAACCGCGAGCCTTATTATTACGAAGAAAGCAACTGGACAGATGATATGGAACTGGGCGCCGCCGGTTTATATGAATTAACCGGCGATAGAAAATATCTGCAGCAAGCATTAACCTATAGCAAGGCCGAAAAGGTGACGCCGTGGATGGGTGCCGATACCGCCCGGCATTATCAATGGTACCCGTTCCACAACTTTGGGCACTACGAATTGGCTAAACAAACAGGTGCTAAAACTAAAGCCCAACTTATTAGCTATTATAAACAAGGTATAGATAAGGTATGGCGCAAAGCCAGTAAAAATGGCTTTTTGCGCGGTGTGCCTTTTATATGGTGCTCTAATAACCTAACCACATCTTTTGCTATACAATGCTATTTGTACCGCACGCTAAGTCATGATAACCAATATGCCGAATTGGAACAGGCTTGCATAGATTGGCTTTTTGGCTGCAACCCATGGGGTAAAAGTATGGTATACGGCTTACCGGCTGGCGGCGATACGCCACTGCATCCGCATTCATCTTTAAATTATCTTTATCAATACCCGTTAAACGGCGCACTGGTTGACGGCCCTGTTTATGGCAGCATTTATAAAAAACTAAAGGGACTGACGCTGTTGATGCCCGATAAGTATGCCGATTTTCAATCGGACTTAGTGGTTTACCATGATGATGTTGGCGATTATAGCACCAACGAACCTACCATGGATGGGACAGCATCGCTGATATACTTAATGGCGGCTAAAGAAAATGAGGCGCGTGAAAACAAAAAAGTACAATGGGAGCAGGGCGGTATTACCAGGGGAGACCGATCGGCAAAAAAGATAGCCTTAGTATTTACAGGCGATGAATTTGCTGATGGCGGGATGTATATTGCTAAAACACTGAAAGAACAACATGCTAATGGTTCGTTTTTCCTTACGGGGAATTTCTACCGCAATAAAAAATTTAAGCAGGTTATTCATCAGTTAAAGGCTAACGGCAATTATTTAGGCAGCCACTCAGATAAGCACCTGCTATATTGCGATTGGTTAAAGCGGGATAGCTTGCTGGTAACACATAAGCAGTTTACTGCCGATATGGAGAATGCCTACACTGAACTAAAAAAACTAAACATCGGCAAAAAGCAGGCGCCATATTTTTTGCCGCCATACGAATGGTATAACAAAGAAATTGCTGACTGGACAAAACAATTAGGATTACAGCTGGTCAATTTTACACCAGGTACCCGCAGCAATGCTGATTACACCTATCCCGAAATGGGCAGCAAATATGTAGATAGCGAAACAATTTACCAATCTATCCTTAATTACGATCAGCATAACGCAAACGGCCTAAATGGCTTTATGCTGCTGGTACACATCGGTACCGATGCACGCCGTAAGGATAAATTTTACTACTACCTGCCTAAGCTTATAAAGGAACTGAAAAGTCGGGGATATCAATTTGTAAAAGTTAACCAGTTGCTTCGATGA
- a CDS encoding mandelate racemase/muconate lactonizing enzyme family protein, whose translation MIITKIDIYRFSIPMEPFTIATGTMDYAQNTFIRVHTDAGFYGVGECSAFPMIVGETQDTCLVMAREFARLWKGQNPLDIPARLQQLHDFTAGNTTIKSAFDMALYDIAAKNAGLPLWQFLGGQPRVIESDITVGIAKPEVMAERALAFRKDGANYLKVKLGKNATEDIERIKQIRAAVGPEMHIRIDANQGWSFDDAVYALQAIGRYDIEFCEQPMRTWFDDRLPELMQLSPVKIMADESVYNHYDARTQIKTKSCHYINIKLAKSGGINEAIKIHDVAAERSVPCMMGGMLESRIALSAKLHLVYASPNIQFFDMDTCKLGHLEDPCVGGVTYNGYFLNMPESSGIGADADEAFLSKCEHFSV comes from the coding sequence ATGATCATTACCAAAATAGATATCTACCGTTTTAGTATCCCCATGGAACCGTTTACCATTGCTACCGGAACCATGGACTATGCCCAGAACACTTTTATTCGTGTACATACCGATGCGGGCTTTTACGGAGTAGGCGAGTGTTCGGCTTTTCCCATGATAGTTGGCGAAACGCAGGATACATGCCTGGTAATGGCCCGCGAGTTTGCCCGGCTGTGGAAAGGACAAAACCCTTTAGATATCCCCGCACGCTTACAGCAACTGCACGATTTTACGGCCGGCAACACCACTATTAAAAGCGCCTTTGATATGGCCTTGTATGATATTGCCGCAAAAAATGCGGGCTTACCCCTGTGGCAATTTTTAGGTGGGCAACCGCGCGTAATTGAAAGCGATATTACTGTGGGCATAGCCAAGCCTGAGGTAATGGCCGAGCGGGCGCTGGCATTTCGTAAGGACGGGGCAAACTATTTAAAAGTAAAATTAGGTAAAAACGCCACTGAAGATATTGAACGCATCAAGCAGATAAGGGCAGCCGTGGGGCCGGAAATGCATATTCGGATCGACGCTAACCAGGGCTGGAGTTTTGATGATGCTGTGTATGCGCTGCAAGCTATTGGCCGATACGATATAGAGTTCTGCGAACAGCCTATGCGTACCTGGTTTGATGACAGGTTGCCCGAATTGATGCAGTTATCGCCCGTTAAAATTATGGCCGATGAAAGCGTATATAACCATTACGATGCACGTACGCAGATAAAAACAAAATCATGCCATTATATTAATATTAAACTGGCAAAGTCGGGCGGGATAAATGAAGCTATCAAGATTCATGATGTAGCCGCTGAGCGGAGCGTGCCCTGTATGATGGGTGGCATGCTGGAAAGCCGTATAGCCCTTAGCGCCAAATTGCATTTAGTTTATGCCAGCCCCAATATTCAATTTTTTGATATGGATACCTGTAAACTGGGCCATTTGGAGGATCCGTGCGTTGGAGGAGTAACTTATAATGGTTATTTCCTTAATATGCCCGAAAGCAGTGGCATAGGCGCCGATGCGGATGAAGCATTCCTATCAAAATGTGAACACTTTAGCGTTTAG
- a CDS encoding DUF4290 domain-containing protein, translated as MALQNVPEFDYNSTRKKLLLSEYGRNVQNMVKYICDLPSKEERNKYAQVVIDLMGFLNPHLRDVADFKHKLWDHLHIISDFKIDVDSPYPIPSVEAIHLKPEPLRYPHQRIRYKHYGKTIELMIEKAKSIDEPARKQHMVQAIANFMKMAYVQWNKDSVADESILADLRELSKGELKLEENINLNKVEYRTAPTNNPRNNNPRNNNQRNNNQRNNNNQNNRNNNNQNNRNRNPGGGRKY; from the coding sequence ATGGCATTACAAAACGTGCCTGAGTTTGATTATAATTCGACCAGGAAAAAATTATTACTGTCTGAATACGGTCGCAACGTTCAGAACATGGTAAAATATATTTGCGACCTTCCATCAAAAGAAGAAAGAAATAAATACGCCCAGGTTGTGATAGACCTGATGGGTTTCCTAAACCCGCACCTGCGCGATGTGGCCGATTTTAAACATAAGCTTTGGGACCACCTGCATATTATATCTGATTTTAAAATAGATGTGGATTCGCCCTATCCTATCCCATCGGTTGAAGCTATCCATTTGAAACCTGAACCTTTACGTTATCCGCATCAGCGTATCAGGTATAAGCATTATGGCAAAACCATTGAGTTGATGATTGAGAAAGCCAAAAGCATTGATGAACCAGCACGCAAACAGCATATGGTACAGGCTATTGCCAACTTCATGAAGATGGCCTATGTGCAATGGAATAAAGATTCAGTAGCCGATGAAAGCATCCTGGCCGATTTGCGCGAACTATCTAAGGGTGAACTGAAACTGGAAGAGAACATCAATCTGAACAAAGTAGAATACCGGACGGCGCCAACCAACAACCCGCGGAACAATAATCCACGAAATAACAATCAACGAAATAACAACCAACGAAATAACAACAATCAAAATAACCGTAATAACAACAATCAAAACAACCGTAACCGTAACCCCGGCGGCGGCAGGAAATATTAA
- the murA gene encoding UDP-N-acetylglucosamine 1-carboxyvinyltransferase, producing MTNAFEIIGGKPLKGEIIPQGAKNEALQILSAVLLTGEKMTISNIPDIKDVNKLIELLGDMGVVVNRLNEDTYTFEANNIDLNFFESDIFRQKGGSLRGSVMIVGPLLARFGRASIPKPGGDKIGRRRLDTHFLGFEKLGARFDYNAETGFYNVDASNLQGTYILLDEASVTGTANIVMAAVLANGTTTIYNAACEPYLQQLCKMLNRMGAKITGIGSNLLTIEGVTELGGTEHRMLPDMIEIGSFIGLAAMTGSEITIKDVHYKELGIIPDTFRRLGIKLELRGDDIFIPAQDHYEIESFIDGSIMTIADAPWPGFTPDLISIVLVVAIQAKGSVLIHQKMFESRLFFVDKLLDMGAQIILCDPHRATVIGLDKQVQLRGISMTSPDIRAGVALLIAALSANGKSTIYNIEQIERGYQHIDKRLQALGANIKRI from the coding sequence ATGACCAACGCATTTGAAATTATAGGCGGCAAGCCATTAAAAGGTGAAATTATACCACAAGGTGCCAAGAACGAGGCCTTGCAAATACTCTCTGCCGTATTATTGACCGGCGAGAAAATGACCATTAGTAACATACCTGATATTAAGGATGTTAATAAACTGATAGAGCTTTTAGGTGATATGGGCGTTGTGGTAAACCGCCTTAATGAAGACACTTACACTTTTGAAGCTAACAATATTGATCTTAACTTTTTTGAATCAGATATATTCAGGCAAAAAGGGGGCAGTTTACGTGGGTCGGTAATGATAGTAGGGCCTTTGCTGGCACGCTTTGGCCGGGCATCAATACCCAAACCAGGCGGCGATAAAATCGGCCGCAGACGTTTGGATACCCACTTCCTGGGGTTTGAAAAACTGGGGGCACGTTTTGACTATAATGCCGAAACAGGTTTTTACAATGTAGATGCTTCGAACTTACAGGGTACTTATATCCTGTTAGATGAAGCATCGGTAACCGGTACGGCCAATATTGTAATGGCTGCTGTGCTGGCCAATGGCACAACCACCATTTATAATGCCGCTTGCGAACCTTACCTACAACAGCTTTGCAAAATGCTGAACCGTATGGGGGCGAAAATTACAGGTATAGGTTCAAACCTGCTGACTATTGAAGGTGTAACCGAATTAGGCGGCACCGAGCATCGTATGCTACCGGATATGATCGAGATAGGATCGTTTATTGGCTTGGCTGCTATGACGGGTTCCGAGATCACTATTAAAGATGTCCATTACAAGGAATTGGGGATCATTCCGGATACTTTCAGACGCTTAGGCATTAAATTAGAACTGCGCGGCGACGATATCTTTATCCCGGCACAAGACCATTACGAAATAGAAAGCTTTATTGATGGCTCAATTATGACCATTGCCGATGCGCCATGGCCCGGTTTTACCCCAGACTTAATCAGTATTGTACTGGTGGTAGCCATACAGGCGAAGGGATCGGTACTTATACATCAGAAGATGTTCGAGAGCCGTTTATTCTTTGTAGATAAACTGCTGGATATGGGCGCCCAGATCATCCTTTGCGACCCACACCGTGCTACGGTTATTGGTTTAGATAAACAAGTACAGTTAAGAGGTATATCCATGACATCGCCTGATATACGTGCGGGGGTCGCATTGCTTATTGCTGCTTTATCAGCCAATGGTAAATCGACCATTTATAACATTGAGCAAATTGAGCGCGGCTATCAGCATATTGATAAACGCCTGCAAGCATTGGGTGCAAACATTAAACGTATTTAA